From a region of the Suncus etruscus isolate mSunEtr1 chromosome 11, mSunEtr1.pri.cur, whole genome shotgun sequence genome:
- the OTUD7A gene encoding OTU domain-containing protein 7A yields the protein MVSSLLPNPTSAECWAALLHEPMTVDMDAVLSDFVRSTGAEPGLARDLLEGKNWDLSAALSDYEQLRQVHTAGLPQVFGEGRCPKPPEREPREPPQPAHKAERPGTHRPEDIAQEKRLSRGISHASSAIVSLARSHVAGECRSEQFPLEMPVYTFQLPDLSVYSEDFRSFVERDLIEQATMAALEQTGRLNWWSTACTSCKRLLPLATTGDGNCLLHAASLGMWGFHDRDLVLRKALYSMMRTGAEREALKRRWRWQQTQQNKESGLVYTEEEWEREWSELLKLASSEPRTHFSKNGGSGGGLENAEDPVYESLEEFHVFVLAHILRRPIVVVADTMLRDSGGEAFAPIPFGGIYLPLEVPPNRCHCSPLVLAYDQAHFSALVSMEQRDQQREQAVIPLTDSEHKLLPLHFAVDPGKDWEWGKDDKDHSRLAHLILSLEAKLSLLHSYMNVTWIRIPSETRAPLAQPESPTASAGEDVQSLADSVDSDRDSVCSSANGQHQGGGKNGAKDSKDKEKPARKDKDKDRDRDRDKTRADSVANKLGSLSKTLGIKLKKNMGGLGGLVHGKMGRANSANGKGTCGSGGGVGAGGGDAPERAKDKKAKARKGSKEEPGSGSGASAGTSPSEKTTPSPTDKASPADRPRPDAWKYSTDVKLSLNILRAAMQGERKFIFAGLLLTSYRHQFHEEMIGFYLTSAQERFSAEQEQRRREAGALANGATAGSSAPGAPSSAKRAAPAPGGSEHASPGPPGPSGTVPTAGQPTQLVLKFKERPSPGGRTARGSSSAAVAGGGGASPSSSLGPRRAAGRSPPPLPGRQSVIHLRDEGCARSPPPPAVGALRPCATYPQQNRSLASQSYSPARAHAALRAVNTVETLARAAGTPVEAKGKAHARGHGLGTAARGDALEFADADSNPECARGGGERGGPGGSGGSGGSETGGPSPAQRRCQRENCAFYGRAETEHFCSYCYREELRRRREARGARP from the exons ATGGTGTCTAGCCTGCTTCCAAACCCCACCTCGGCCGAGTGCTGGGCGGCCCTTCTACATGAGCCCATGACTGTTGATATGGATGCAGTCCTGTCAGACTTTGTTCGGTCCACGGGGGCAGAACCTGGTCTGGCCAGAGACCTACTGGAGG GCAAGAACTGGGACCTCTCGGCCGCGCTGAGCGACTATGAGCAGCTCCGCCAGGTGCACACGGCCGGCCTGCCGCAGGTGTTCGGGGAGGGCCGGTGCCCCAAGCCGCCCGAGCGGGAGCCCCGGGAGCCCCCGCAGCCCGCGCACAAGGCCGAGCGGCCCGGCACGCACCGGCCAGAGGACATCGCACAAG AGAAGCGCCTGTCCCGCGGCATCTCGCACGCCAGCTCGGCCATCGTGTCCCTGGCACGCTCCCACGTGGCGGGCGAGTGTCGCAGCGAGCAGTTCCCGCTCGAGATGCCCGTCTACACCTTCCAGCTGCCCGACCTGAGCGTGTACAGCGAGGACTTCCGCAGCTTCGTGGAGCGGGACCTCATCGAGCAGGCCACCATGGCCGCCCTGGAGCAGACCG GGCGCCTGAACTGGTGGTCGACTGCCTGCACCAGCTGTAAGCGGCTCCTCCCTCTGGCCACCACGGGTGACGGGAACTGCCTCTTGCATGCCGCCTCACTGG gcatgtggggcTTCCACGACAGGGACCTGGTCCTGCGCAAAGCCCTCTACAGCATGATGCGGACGGGAGCCGAGCGCGAGGCCCTGAAGCGCCGCTGGAGGTGGCAGCAGACGCAGCAGAATAAGGAG TCAGGACTGGTGTATACGGAAGAGGAGTGGGAGCGGGAATGGTCGGAGCTGCTCAAGCTGGCATCCAGCGAGCCCCGCACACACTTCAGCAAGAACGGTGGCTCGGGTGGCGG CTTGGAAAATGCAGAAGATCCGGTGTATGAAAGCCTGGAGGAGTTCCACGTGTTTGTGCTAGCTCATATCCTCCGTCGGCCCATCGTGGTGGTGGCTGACACAATGCTTCGAGACTCGGGCGGGGAAG CATTCGCACCCATCCCGTTTGGGGGCATATACCTGCCCTTGGAGGTGCCCCCCAACAGATGCCACTGCTCGCCCCTGGTTCTCGCCTATGACCAAGCCCATTTCTCAGCCCTGGTGTCCATGGAGCAGAGGGACCAGCAGCGAGAGCAAG CCGTGATCCCTCTGACGGACTCGGAGCACAAGTTACTGCCGCTGCACTTCGCCGTGGACCCCGGCAAGGACTGGGAGTGGGGGAAGGACGACAAGGACCACTCCAGGCTGGCGCA CCTCATCCTGTCCCTGGAAGCCAAGCTGAGCCTCCTGCACAGCTACATGAACGTGACTTGGATACGGATCCCCTCGGAGACGCGG GCACCCCTGGCACAGCCGGAGTCCCCGACGGCCTCGGCGGGGGAGGACGTGCAGTCGCTGGCCGACTCGGTGGACTCGGACCGCGACTCAGTGTGCAGCAGCGCCAACGGCCAGCACCAGGGCGGCGGCAAGAACGGCGCCAAGGACAGCAAGGACAAGGAGAAGCCGGCGCGCAAGGACAAGGACaaggacagggacagggacagggacaagACACGCGCCGACTCGGTGGCCAACAAGCTGGGCAGCCTGAGCAAGACGCTGGGCATCAAGCTCAAGAAGAACATGGGAGGCCTGGGGGGGCTGGTGCACGGCAAGATGGGCCGCGCCAACTCGGCCAACGGCAAGGGCACCTGCGGTAGCGGCGGCGGCGTTGGAGCCGGCGGTGGAGACGCGCCGGAGCGCGCCAAGGACAAGAAGGCCAAAGCGCGCAAGGGCAGCAAGGAGGAACCCGGGTCCGGCTCGGGCGCGTCGGCGGGCACGTCCCCGTCGGAGAAGACCACGCCGTCGCCCACGGACAAGGCGTCGCCCGCGGACAGGCCGAGGCCCGACGCCTGGAAGTACAGCACGGACGTGAAGCTGAGCCTCAACATCCTGCGCGCGGCCATGCAGGGCGAGCGCAAGTTCATCTTCGCGGGGCTGCTGCTCACCAGCTACCGCCACCAGTTCCACGAGGAGATGATCGGCTTCTACCTGACCAGCGCCCAGGAGCGCTTCAGCGCCGAGCAGGAGCAGCGGCGCCGGGAGGCCGGCGCCCTCGCCAACGGTGCCACCGCCGGCTCCAGCGCGCCCGGGGCGCCCTCGAGCGCCAAGCGCGCCGCGCCCGCGCCCGGGGGTTCCGAGCACGCCTCTCCGGGGCCGCCGGGGCCCTCCGGGACGGTGCCCACGGCCGGGCAGCCCACGCAGCTGGTGCTCAAGTTCAAGGAGCGCCCCAGCCCGGGGGGGCGCACGGCGCGGGGCTCCTCTTCCGCCGCGGTGGCTGGGGGCGGCGGGGCCTCCCCGAGCTCGAGCCTGGGCCCTCGGCGCGCCGCGGGCCGCAGCCCTCCGCCGCTGCCCGGCCGCCAGAGCGTCATCCACCTCCGGGACGAGGGGTGCGCGCGGTCCCCGCCACCGCCCGCCGTCGGGGCCCTGCGCCCCTGCGCCACGTACCCGCAGCAGAACCGCTCCTTGGCCTCGCAGAGCTACAGCCCCGCGCGCGCCCACGCCGCCCTGCGAGCCGTGAACACCGTGGAGACGCTGGCCCGCGCCGCGGGCACCCCCGTCGAGGCCAAGGGCAAGGCGCACGCCCGCGGCCACGGCCTGGGCACCGCCGCGCGCGGCGACGCCTTGGAGTTTGCCGACGCGGACTCGAACCCTGAGTGCGCcagggggggaggagagagaggggggccTGGAGGGTCTGGAGGGTCGGGGGGATCGGAGACGGGTGGCCCCAGCCCCGCGCAACGGCGGTGCCAACGGGAAAACTGCGCCTTCTACGGGCGCGCCGAGACGGAGCACTTCTGCTCCTATTGCTACCGCGAGGAGCTGCGGCGGAGACGAGAGGCCCGTGGGGCGAGGCCGTGA